One segment of Alnus glutinosa chromosome 2, dhAlnGlut1.1, whole genome shotgun sequence DNA contains the following:
- the LOC133860514 gene encoding helicase SEN1-like — protein MDQKSNGKKEELDGRRLIDMVFSWSLRDVLNKDLHKNQVNKIPETSFSITHYMKSFIPPLIAETHSDLLSNVKGLSRAPTCIIYSVEKSKEFKPPKDLFYEITLKPTADTGKDVEKYEPEVGDLIALTNVRPKCIDDLNRPKRFYLIAYVHGAKNETSEKISILASKHILIEQDMYKFKKDTPFANKKETLFAVYLMNMTTNVRIWKALHPDPEGGNTNIIKSVLQANSSDDENCLTCFSKGKNNHAPSDLQDMMNSYNLNGSQEVAVLSCIGMRDCNHQNPVKLIWGPPGTGKTKTVGVLLHALLKVKCRTLTCAPTNIAVLEVTTRLLGLVRESLEYDTYGLGDIVLFGNGERMKIDHRDGLLDVFLDYRTHVLGKCFAPLSGWRNGLESMISLLDDPKLQYEIYLEKRKKENNKGDDELKKDDDDNPLTFEEFLKKSFCSIHEQLKFCMVNLYTHLPTSLIQLEVVKKMIRALDLLKSLETAVLQGVGVGWYTKSSLREECLHILRHLVSSLKSSVPKLMDNYSIKNFSLANACLVFCTASSSAKLHAEGIMPLEFLVIDEAAQLKECESTVPLQLPGLRHAILIGDERQLPAMVKSEISEKAEFGRSLFERLVMLGHKKHLLDVQYRMHPSISLFPNTEFYDKQISDAPNVKERDYAKRFLHGNMYSSYSFISVVHGKEEFGLGHSPKNMVEAAVVSEIIDNLFKQFLNTKKKVSIGVISPYKAQVSAIEERVRKYSKSGSGFSVSVRSVDGFQGGEDDVIIISTVRCNGNGSIGFLSNRQRANVALTRARYCLWILGDGMTLQKSGSVWKKLVLDAKERGCFYEANEDKSLSQAITAALVELGELDILINNDSLLFTKAKWKVFFDIDFQKSIARTSNAEIRKEVISLLAKLSSGWREPNEERKIIVHDGTCSQLLETYKVDGQLNLVWTVDILKEDSYHIQVMRVWDVVPFSDIPRLAKHLDIIFGRYTADKLHRYKQRCVEGNLVVPMRWPVDSSSCPELDSVLHLTKPLSSLSLRDEPETSTATPRCMKHIYYS, from the exons ATGGATCAGAAGAGCAATGGCAAGAAGGAAGAACTCGATGGTAGAAGATTAATAGACATGGTGTTCTCTTGGTCTCTCCGGGACGTTCTCAATAAAGATCTTCACAAAAACCag GTGAACAAGATTCCAGAGACATCCTTTTCAATCACACATTACATGAAGTCATTCATTCCTCCCTTAATTGCGGAAACACATTCTGATTTGCTTTCAAATGTGAAAGGACTGTCTCGAGCACCTACTTGTATAATATATTCTGTTGAGAAATCTAAAGAATTTAAACCTCCCAAAGACTTGTTCTATGAAATTACATTGAAGCCGACTGCAGATACAGGAAAAGATGTAGAAAAATATGAACCTGAGGTTGGTGATCTTATTGCCTTGACAAATGTTAGACCAAAATGCATTGATGATTTGAACAGGCCGAAAAGATTCTATCTTATAGCTTATGTTCATGGGGCAAAAAATGAAACTTCTGAAAAGATCTCGATATTGGCATCGAAGCACATTTTGATTGAACAAGACATGTACAAGTTCAAGAAAGACACACCTTTTGCAAACAAGAAAGAAACACTTTTTGCAGTTTATCTTATGAATATGACTACAAATGTTCGTATATGGAAAGCACTGCACCCAGATCCGGAAGGGGGGAACACAAACATTATTAAATCAGTATTGCAAGCCAATTCAtct GATGATGAAAATTGTTTGACTTGCTTTTCTAAAGGAAAAAACAATCATGCCCCTTCTGATCTACAGGACATGATGAACTCTTATAATCTAAATGGCTCTCAAGAAGTTGCAGTTTTAAGCTGCATTGGTATGAGAGACTGCAATCATCAGAATCCTGTCAAACTGATATGGGGCCCTCCAGGGACCGGGAAAACAAAGACCGTTGGTGTCTTATTACATGCCCTCCTTAAAGTGAAGTGTAGAACATTAACATGTGCTCCAACTAACATTGCGGTTTTGGAAGTTACAACACGGCTGCTGGGGTTGGTCAGGGAGTCGCTAGAGTATGACACATACGGGCTTGGAGATATAGTTTTATTTGGGAATGGTGAGCGGATGAAGATTGATCATCGTGATGGTCTTCTTGATGTATTTCTTGACTATCGTACTCATGTGCTTGGGAAGTGCTTTGCTCCTCTATCTGGTTGGAGAAATGGCTTAGAATCAATGATATCTTTGCTTGATGACCCGAAATTGCAGTACGAAATATacttggaaaaaagaaagaaggaaaacaatAAAGGGGATGATGAGCTCAAAAAGGACGATGATGATAATCCTTTGACGTTTGAGGAGTTTTTAAAGAAGTCATTCTGTTCAATTCATGAGCAACTGAAGTTTTGTATGGTTAATTTGTATACACACTTACCAACTTCTCTAATACAGTTAGAGGTAGTGAAGAAAATGATTAGAGCTTTGGATCTGCTCAAATCTCTTGAAACTGCAGTGTTGCAAGGTGTCGGTGTGGGTTGGTATACAAAGTCGAGTTTGAGAGAAGAGTGCCTTCATATACTGAGACATCTGGTATCATCTTTGAAATCCTCTGTTCCAAAATTAATGGATAATTATTCAATAAAAAACTTTTCCTTGGCAAATGCATGCCTAGTGTTCTGTACTGCATCAAGCTCTGCTAAATTACATGCAGAAGGAATTATGCCATTGGAATTCCTAGTTATAGATGAAGCTGCTCAACTTAAAGAATGTGAATCAACTGTTCCTTTACAACTACCTGGTCTCCGCCATGCTATTCTCATAGGCGATGAAAGGCAGCTCCCTGCTATGGTTAAAAGCGAG ATATCTGAGAAGGCTGAATTTGGAAGAAGTTTGTTCGAAAGATTAGTCATGTTGGGGCACAAGAAACACCTTCTTGATGTCCAGTACAGGATGCATCCATCTATCAGCTTATTTCCAAACACAGAGTTCTATGACAAACAGATTTCAGATGCTCCAAATGTTAAAGAAAGAGACTATGCGAAGCGTTTCCTTCATGGAAACATGTACAGCTCTTACTCCTTTATAAGCGTAGTTCATGGAAAGGAGGAATTTGGTCTCGGGCACAGTCCCAAGAATATGGTTGAGGCTGCTGTGGTCTCTGAGATAATTGACAATCTATTTAAAC AATTCCTTAACACAAAGAAGAAAGTTAGTATAGGAGTGATATCACCGTATAAGGCTCAAGTTTCTGCAATTGAAGAGAGGGTCAGAAAATACAGCAAGTCTGGTAGTGGCTTCAGTGTGAGTGTTCGTTCTGTTGATGGGTTCCAAGGAGGTGAGGATGATGTAATAATTATCTCTACTGTAAGATGTAATGGGAATGGATCAATAGGTTTCCTTTCCAACCGACAAAGAGCAAATGTGGCACTGACTCGAGCAAG GTATTGCCTTTGGATTTTGGGGGATGGGATGACTCTACAAAAGAGTGGCTCTGTTTGGAAGAAACTAGTCCTTGATGCCAAGGAACGTGGGTGTTTCTATGAGGCTAATGAGGACAAGAGCTTGTCTCAGGCAATTACTGCTGCCTTGGTGGAGCTTGGAGAGCTTGATATTTTAATCAATAATGACTCTCTACTTTTCACAAAGGCTAAATGGAAG GTTTTCTTCGACATTGATTTCCAGAAATCTATAGCGAGGACTAGCAATGCAGAGATTCGTAAGGAAGTGATTTCTCTTTTGGCAAAGCTTTCAAGTGGTTGGCGTGAGCCCAATGAGGAGAGAAAAATCATTGTCCATGATGGGACTTGTTCTCAACTTTTAGAGACATACAAGGTTGATGGGCAGCTGAATCTGGTTTGGACTGTAGATATTCTCAAGGAGGATTCATATCACATTCAGGTTATGAGGGTTTGGGATGTTGTGCCGTTTTCTGATATACCAAGATTAGCAAAGCATCTTGACATCATATTTGGGAGATATACAGCGGATAAGTTGCATCGGTACAAACAAAGATGTGTTGAGGG GAATTTAGTTGTTCCAATGAGATGGCCAGTGGACTCAAGTAGTTGTCCAGAACTTGATAGTGTGTTGCACCTCACAAAACCGCTATCCTCACTCAGTCTGAGAGATGAGCCAGAAACATCAACTGCAACTCCTAGGTGCATGAAACACATCTACTactcttaa
- the LOC133860513 gene encoding uncharacterized protein LOC133860513, producing the protein MLFQAEASGWLTGVPSSPRGPRLNHLFFADDSLLFCRATSRDWQRLSLLLERYEKASGQQLNKEKTYIFFSRNSSQVARDCILQLSGVPSTQRFDKYLGLPALVGKSRVGEFKCIKDRIWKRLQDWKTKFLSQVGKEIMLKAVIQAIPTYSMSIFLFPVGLSSEINSLMQNFWWGHKDNSSKIHWMSWKKLGFSNNNFLEANLGRRPSFAWRSIISSQALLKEGLCWRLGDGRSVQIWGDKWLTSPSTFAVQSPLSILPGDATGSALIDPVSKRWNVALVNSIFWKEEAECIIAIPLNKYGQQHLRIWRGTSSSDFSVRSAYYMAKEMHEIQRGESSNYSEVNKLWKIIWGLQVPNLVKMFLWRSCHNILPTKANLLKKVRWRPPLPGCLKINWDVARDSLSRSVGIGFIVRDSNGLPYAAGSFSLKTLLDPIVAEALAALRALEFCRSRGYSNIMLEGDSLEVVNSINDSGLNWSRIGPIVSDIKEVLRSFQVWQIGHTKRGGNVVAHKLAKIGPHHHHYFNSRIGVDSNPLLSDAQDDDVSTSEDKIDELNIIKVDPQQQNESKKRDAEGDRSDWTQVSGNFFNHLSEAIRRAFRFNQRSIDDDDEWVDDRLGNQGPRVWGSELRRRHDYETSES; encoded by the exons ATGTTATTCCAAGCTGAAGCTTCAGGATGGTTAACAGGGGTCCCGTCCTCCCCGAGGGGACCTCGTCTAAACCATCTCTTTTTTGCGGATGACAGTTTATTGTTTTGCAGGGCTACTTCTAGGGATTGGCAGAGATTGTCCTTATTGTTAGAGCGTTATGAAAAGGCATCGGGACAACAgttgaataaagaaaaaacttatattttctttagtCGCAATTCAAGTCAAGTGGCTAGGGATTGTATCTTGCAGCTGTCGGGAGTTCCTAGTACGCAGAGGTTTGACAAATACTTGGGTTTACCAGCTCTCGTGGGCAAATCCAGGGTTGGTGAATTTAAGTGTATTAAGGATAGGATCTGGAAGAGATTGCAGGATTGGAAGACAAAATTCCTTTCACAAGTTGGGAAGGAAATTATGTTGAAGGCGGTGATACAGGCTATTCCAACATACAGTATGAGTATTTTCCTGTTTCCAGTGGGGCTTAGTTCAGAAATTAATTCACTGATGCAGAATTTCTGGTGGGGGCATAAGGATAACTCTTCGaagatccattggatgagttggaagAAGTTGGGgttttctaataataattttttggagGCTAATCTTGGGCGACGACCTTCTTTTGCTTGGCGAAGTATTATCTCCTCTCAGGCTCTTCTTAAAGAGGGGTTGTGCTGGCGCCTTGGGGATGGGAGATCGGTGCAGATTTGGGGGGATAAGTGGCTTACTTCTCCATCGACTTTCGCGGTCCAATCTCCTTTGAGTATCCTTCCTGGAGATGCCACGGGAAGTGCACTTATTGATCCGGTTTCGAAGAGGTGGAACGTGGCCCTTGTAAATTCTATTTTTTGGAAGGAGGAGGCGGAATGTATTATTGCCATTCCTCTCAACAAATATGGACAGCAGCATTTGAGAATTTGGAGGGGTACTAGTTCAAGTGATTTTTCGGTCCGTAGTGCTTATTACATGGCGAAAGAGATGCATGAGATTCAGCGGGGTGAGAGTTCCAATTATTCAGAAGTTAACAAGTTGTGGAAAATTATTTGGGGTTTGCAAGTCCCTAATCTGGTGAAGATGTTCCTTTGGCGCTCTTGTCATAATATTCTCCCTACAAAAGCTAATTTGCTAAAGAAAG TTCGTTGGAGGCCGCCTCTCCCAGGTTGTCTAAAAATAAATTGGGATGTTGCTAGGGATTCTTTATCGCGTTCGGTGGGGATCGGTTTTATAGTTCGGGACTCAAATGGATTGCCTTATGCGGCGGGGAGTTTCTCTTTGAAGACTCTTTTGGATCCTATCGTCGCAGAAGCTCTTGCTGCCTTACGAGCTTTGGAATTCTGTAGAAGCAGAGGTTATTCGAATATCATGTTGGAAGGTGACTCTTTGGAGGTGGTTAATTCAATTAATGATTCGGGTTTGAATTGGTCCCGGATTGGGCCAATTGTGTCTGATATAAAAGAAGTTCTGAGGTCGTTTCAGGTTTGGCAGATTGGACATACTAAAAGAGGAGGCAATGTTGTTGCTCATAAGCTTGCTAAAATTGGG CCTCACCACCACCACTACTTCAACTCACGAATAGGCGTGGACTCTAACCCCCTCCTCTCCGATGCCCAAGACGACGACGTTTCCACTTCCGAAGACAAAATCGATGAGCTCAACATCATCAAAGTAGATCCACAACAACAAAACGAATCAAAGAAAAGAGATGCAGAAGGCGACCGTTCGGATTGGACTCAGGTTTCGGGCAACTTCTTCAACCATCTCAGCGAGGCCATCAGGAGGGCGTTCCGGTTCAACCAGCGCTCGATCGACGACGACGACGAGTGGGTCGACGATCGCTTAGGGAATCAGGGACCAAGGGTCTGGGGATCGGAGCTTCGGAGGAGGCATGATTATGAAACCAGTGAAAGTTGA